One window of the Candidatus Korarchaeota archaeon NZ13-K genome contains the following:
- the rnz gene encoding ribonuclease Z — MRVKFLGTSSAVPTNDRGLPAILVKLGGESILLDCGEGTQRQMIRGKESLMDVNKIVITHLHGDHFFGLFPMIQTLGILKRSSELKIIGPRALEPLLSSILEGTGSKPQFRVIFSSIEVGRPMDLGRFTLEFFEVDHNGFETYGLKLKEKDRPGEFDPKKADELGIPVFMRGFLQKGFTIKLPDGRVVSPKEVMGPPRRGAVLVYSSDTRPSESVIEAARGADLLIHEATYLEEHKDRALATGHSTALEAGEVAEAAGVKKLALTHFSARYSDEDLPRFQEEASKAYKGEIVVARDFLSLDV; from the coding sequence ATGAGGGTAAAGTTCCTGGGGACGAGCTCCGCTGTTCCCACGAATGACAGAGGGCTGCCCGCGATCTTGGTGAAGTTGGGAGGAGAGTCCATACTGTTGGATTGCGGTGAAGGAACACAAAGGCAGATGATAAGGGGTAAGGAGAGCCTTATGGATGTGAATAAAATAGTGATAACTCATCTGCATGGAGATCATTTTTTCGGCCTCTTTCCCATGATACAGACACTGGGCATACTCAAGAGGAGCTCCGAGCTCAAGATAATAGGGCCCAGGGCTCTCGAACCCCTCCTGAGCTCAATACTGGAGGGAACCGGATCCAAGCCCCAGTTCAGGGTGATATTCTCGAGCATAGAGGTAGGGAGGCCGATGGACCTGGGGAGATTCACGCTCGAGTTCTTCGAGGTGGATCACAACGGCTTCGAAACATACGGTTTGAAGTTGAAGGAGAAAGACAGACCGGGAGAGTTCGATCCGAAGAAAGCAGATGAATTGGGCATCCCCGTCTTCATGAGAGGGTTTCTTCAGAAGGGCTTCACGATAAAGCTGCCGGATGGTAGGGTGGTGAGTCCTAAGGAGGTCATGGGACCTCCTAGGAGGGGGGCGGTGCTGGTCTACTCCTCAGACACTAGGCCATCCGAGTCAGTCATAGAGGCCGCTAGGGGAGCCGATCTGCTCATACATGAGGCCACTTACCTAGAGGAGCACAAGGATAGGGCCCTGGCCACCGGTCACAGCACCGCCCTAGAGGCCGGTGAGGTTGCTGAAGCTGCGGGCGTCAAGAAGCTCGCTTTAACGCACTTCAGCGCCAGGTACTCCGATGAGGATCTGCCGAGGTTCCAGGAGGAAGCGTCAAAAGCTTACAAGGGTGAGATCGTGGTGGCGAGGGATTTCCTCTCGCTAGATGTTTGA
- a CDS encoding type II methionyl aminopeptidase, giving the protein MSMGEEEIETLMRLGEAHSSVLEDMLQRVREGVRLLDIAEESESRIREMGYEPAFPTNISLNQTAAHYTPFPGDESIVLSGSVVKLDMGSHAGGLIVDAARTVVLDDRYEEMVEVAREAVIKAVARIAPGSRLIDVSEVIYETIVSSGYKPISNLTGHKIEVYKLHAGVDVPNIPVRGNYRVKKGDIFAIEPFVTSPDSKGYVVSFGEPLIFSMRRKVSSRDERERRVMRLIERNYSKLPFCERWFFSEIGGRINDILLRLAKKGALISYPPLVEVSGRFVVQYEDTVLVTSEGSINLTGGT; this is encoded by the coding sequence ATGTCCATGGGAGAGGAGGAGATCGAGACGCTAATGAGGCTGGGTGAGGCTCACTCATCGGTGCTGGAGGACATGCTCCAAAGGGTCAGGGAGGGGGTGAGGTTGCTCGACATAGCCGAGGAGTCTGAGAGCAGGATAAGGGAGATGGGATACGAGCCGGCATTCCCCACGAACATATCGCTGAATCAGACGGCCGCCCACTACACGCCCTTCCCCGGGGATGAGAGCATCGTTTTGAGCGGTTCGGTCGTGAAGCTGGACATGGGATCGCATGCCGGGGGCCTGATAGTCGACGCCGCCAGGACCGTGGTGCTGGATGATAGGTATGAGGAGATGGTGGAGGTCGCGAGGGAGGCGGTGATCAAGGCCGTGGCCAGGATCGCCCCCGGAAGTAGGCTGATAGATGTGAGCGAGGTCATCTATGAGACCATAGTCTCCTCCGGGTACAAGCCCATAAGCAATCTCACGGGTCATAAGATAGAGGTTTACAAGCTTCATGCGGGGGTGGATGTCCCAAACATCCCAGTCAGGGGAAATTACAGGGTGAAGAAGGGGGATATCTTTGCTATAGAGCCTTTCGTGACCTCACCCGATTCAAAGGGTTACGTGGTTTCATTTGGTGAGCCCCTGATATTCTCGATGAGGAGGAAGGTGAGCTCGAGGGACGAGAGGGAGAGGAGGGTCATGAGACTGATAGAGAGGAACTACAGCAAGCTTCCCTTCTGTGAGAGATGGTTCTTCAGCGAGATCGGTGGCAGGATAAATGATATACTGCTGCGCTTGGCCAAGAAAGGAGCCCTAATATCATATCCGCCCCTCGTCGAGGTGTCCGGCAGGTTCGTGGTTCAGTACGAGGATACCGTGCTGGTGACCTCCGAGGGTTCGATAAACCTGACGGGTGGGACCTGA
- a CDS encoding tRNA (adenosine(37)-N6)-threonylcarbamoyltransferase complex transferase subunit TsaD, which produces MISLGIESTAHTFGVGVVDAAGRVLSNKWRTFSSMSGGMRPHELAEHHSSVALEVLEEALSSAGVSIRDISVIGYSRGPGIGQALLIGAFIARSLSLKLNKPLIGVNHPLAHVEIGRMITGSKDPVVLYVSGGNTQVISHNGRRYVVLGETLDIGLGNAQDRLGRELGLPFPPGPLMDSMEGNWIELPYTVKGMDLSFSGLLTEALRKLRSGARKEDVVWSFMEVAFSMTVEVAERALALTGKDELLLVGGVAASPRFKEKVRRMCEERGASLKVPPPDLARDNGAMIAWTALLCHLHGIFPPEDPVSSHILPEWRIDDLNWPLI; this is translated from the coding sequence ATCATCTCGCTTGGGATAGAGTCCACGGCCCACACCTTCGGCGTGGGGGTGGTTGATGCAGCCGGGAGGGTGCTCTCCAACAAGTGGCGCACGTTCTCCTCGATGAGCGGGGGGATGAGGCCTCATGAGCTCGCCGAGCATCACTCCAGCGTAGCCTTGGAGGTACTGGAGGAGGCTCTCTCGTCGGCTGGAGTGTCTATCAGGGACATTTCGGTCATAGGATATTCCAGAGGACCTGGAATCGGTCAGGCACTTTTAATCGGGGCTTTCATTGCGAGATCCCTCTCCTTGAAGCTAAATAAACCGTTGATAGGGGTGAATCATCCGCTGGCGCACGTGGAGATAGGGAGGATGATCACGGGCTCCAAGGATCCCGTGGTGCTCTACGTCTCCGGAGGTAACACGCAGGTGATATCCCATAACGGAAGGAGGTATGTGGTTCTGGGGGAGACCTTGGACATAGGTCTCGGAAACGCTCAAGATCGTCTGGGCAGGGAGCTGGGACTCCCATTCCCACCGGGCCCCCTCATGGACTCCATGGAGGGGAACTGGATCGAGTTACCGTACACGGTCAAGGGCATGGATCTCTCATTCAGCGGACTGCTAACGGAGGCATTGAGGAAGCTCAGATCGGGAGCTAGAAAGGAGGACGTGGTATGGAGCTTCATGGAGGTCGCTTTCTCGATGACCGTTGAGGTTGCCGAGAGGGCCCTTGCCCTCACCGGCAAGGATGAACTGTTATTAGTTGGAGGGGTGGCGGCATCCCCCAGGTTCAAGGAGAAGGTGAGGAGGATGTGTGAGGAAAGAGGTGCCTCTTTAAAGGTCCCACCACCGGATCTGGCCAGGGATAATGGTGCCATGATAGCTTGGACCGCGCTACTATGTCACTTACACGGAATATTCCCACCGGAGGATCCCGTCAGCTCCCACATACTACCTGAATGGAGGATAGACGACCTCAACTGGCCGCTCATCTGA
- a CDS encoding threonylcarbamoyl-AMP synthase, which yields MRRIRLGESGREEVIIEVVEVLKRGGLVIYPTDTVYGLGADAENEESVRRVYEVKGRPGEKRLTIAVSDIDMLERYALLDEISRELILRFLPGKVTFILRKTSRVLDLVNPEAIGVRIPNLPIVLEIIRCFGRAITATSANISGRPPKLDPDEAASEVKADLLLDYGVLPPSKPSTVVDLTGGEPVLIREGDVPFEAILREYRRITSSRLG from the coding sequence ATGAGGAGGATCCGCCTCGGGGAAAGCGGGAGGGAGGAGGTAATCATAGAGGTTGTTGAGGTGCTTAAGAGGGGGGGCCTCGTGATATACCCCACGGACACCGTCTACGGGCTGGGAGCTGACGCCGAGAATGAGGAATCCGTGAGGAGGGTCTACGAGGTCAAGGGGAGGCCCGGGGAGAAGAGACTCACGATAGCCGTCAGCGATATTGACATGCTCGAGAGATACGCCCTGCTCGATGAAATCAGCAGGGAGCTCATCCTGAGGTTCCTCCCCGGGAAGGTGACGTTCATACTCAGGAAGACATCAAGGGTTCTGGATCTCGTCAATCCGGAGGCGATAGGGGTAAGGATCCCCAACCTGCCCATCGTTCTGGAGATCATAAGGTGTTTCGGAAGGGCGATAACAGCCACTAGCGCCAATATATCCGGGAGACCTCCAAAATTGGACCCCGATGAGGCCGCTAGTGAGGTTAAAGCGGATTTACTGCTCGATTACGGTGTACTGCCGCCCAGCAAACCATCCACCGTAGTCGATTTAACTGGGGGAGAACCCGTACTCATCAGGGAGGGTGATGTCCCATTCGAAGCGATACTGAGGGAGTATCGGAGGATAACATCATCTCGCTTGGGATAG
- a CDS encoding VWA domain-containing protein, giving the protein MTLKLKNMGFQIQRDFQSLNFENLRKLADHYLMEGDLRGLLDLSNYSQILVAESISEGGFPEKALISIERDPETAVRLYRQVRWKLNERAREIFRRLISKVVIRASCGDVKGLTTESRDYVPYSPGMEFDLERTIERIIERCKRIEEVDYDDIVASTKSRRNRSLVIILDSSGSMTGKKILIAMMIAAIASHKLREGRYCVIGFNSDAFVMKSPTDNKSVTKVIEEILDLVPLGYTNIAEGLRRGLELSRHLRDPDFLLITDGEYNVGEDPRNVARRFRSLNVIYTAGRRGSKGLALCESMASLGGGRCFTVRDFREIPGMMRRIFGH; this is encoded by the coding sequence ATGACTCTTAAACTTAAAAACATGGGCTTCCAAATACAGAGGGATTTTCAGAGCCTGAACTTCGAGAACCTAAGGAAGTTGGCCGACCATTACCTGATGGAAGGTGATCTAAGGGGACTTCTGGACCTCTCGAATTATAGTCAGATATTGGTGGCTGAATCTATCTCTGAGGGAGGATTTCCGGAGAAAGCGTTGATCTCGATTGAGAGGGATCCTGAGACGGCCGTGAGGCTCTACAGGCAGGTCAGGTGGAAGTTGAATGAGAGGGCCAGGGAGATCTTCAGGAGGCTCATATCGAAGGTGGTGATAAGGGCATCATGCGGAGACGTGAAGGGCCTCACGACCGAATCAAGGGATTACGTCCCTTACTCACCAGGCATGGAATTCGATCTGGAGAGGACGATTGAGAGGATCATCGAGAGGTGCAAGAGGATTGAGGAGGTTGACTATGACGATATAGTAGCTTCCACTAAGAGCAGGAGGAACAGGTCCCTGGTTATCATATTGGATTCGAGCGGCTCCATGACCGGTAAGAAGATACTCATAGCCATGATGATAGCAGCCATAGCATCCCATAAGCTGAGGGAGGGGAGGTACTGCGTCATCGGATTCAACAGTGACGCTTTCGTGATGAAATCACCCACGGATAACAAGAGCGTGACCAAGGTTATAGAGGAGATATTAGATCTCGTTCCCCTAGGGTACACGAACATAGCGGAGGGCCTCAGGAGGGGGCTGGAGCTATCCCGCCATCTGAGGGACCCCGATTTCCTCCTAATAACGGACGGTGAGTACAACGTTGGGGAGGACCCGAGAAACGTGGCTAGGAGGTTCAGGAGTCTCAACGTGATCTACACAGCTGGAAGGAGGGGCTCCAAGGGATTGGCTCTCTGCGAAAGCATGGCAAGTCTGGGAGGAGGCAGATGCTTCACCGTGAGGGACTTCAGGGAGATCCCAGGCATGATGAGGAGGATCTTCGGCCATTGA
- a CDS encoding MoxR family ATPase — protein MTVELQREVEEIRRRFRIVGRREELKKMLIAVRSGKHILLEGPVGVGKTLLARALAEYLCRDFVRVDGDERLDENKLLGHWDPPTVLRMGYVEEAFIPGPLTRAALSGSILFINELNRLPESAQNALLPAMDEGIIQIPHLGTLRAKEGFLIIATQNPEEDIGVYRLSEALKDRFVLVKLDYPSRDEEIEIVKTHIPEVDDRIAEISVDIVRRTREHPSIVRGCSVRSSIDLAKITSLMDGGDEKWYTSALMTLPQRIETSDSSADKEKLIRELVRSVLDGYKPDFPAQRDLQRSR, from the coding sequence TTGACGGTGGAGCTGCAGAGGGAAGTTGAGGAGATAAGAAGACGCTTCAGGATAGTCGGGAGGAGAGAGGAGCTCAAGAAGATGCTGATAGCCGTAAGAAGCGGTAAGCACATCCTACTGGAGGGACCCGTTGGAGTGGGGAAGACTCTGCTCGCTAGGGCGCTCGCTGAGTACCTTTGCAGGGACTTCGTGAGGGTCGATGGTGATGAGAGGCTCGATGAGAACAAGCTCCTGGGTCACTGGGATCCCCCAACGGTGCTGAGGATGGGATACGTCGAGGAGGCATTCATACCGGGACCGCTCACCAGAGCCGCTCTATCTGGATCCATCCTATTCATTAATGAATTAAATAGACTTCCCGAGTCTGCTCAAAATGCTTTATTACCAGCGATGGATGAGGGGATAATACAGATCCCTCACCTGGGCACTCTGAGGGCGAAGGAGGGGTTCCTGATAATAGCCACCCAGAACCCGGAGGAGGATATAGGGGTCTACAGACTATCGGAGGCGCTGAAGGACAGGTTCGTTCTGGTGAAGCTGGATTACCCGAGTAGGGATGAGGAAATAGAGATAGTGAAGACCCACATCCCAGAGGTCGATGATAGGATCGCTGAGATAAGTGTTGATATAGTCAGGAGGACTAGGGAGCATCCGAGCATAGTGAGGGGCTGCTCTGTCCGCTCCTCCATCGATCTGGCCAAGATAACAAGTCTGATGGACGGTGGTGATGAGAAGTGGTACACCTCGGCTTTGATGACCCTGCCCCAGAGGATAGAGACGAGCGACTCAAGCGCGGATAAGGAGAAGCTCATAAGGGAGCTCGTTAGGTCGGTCTTGGATGGATATAAACCGGATTTTCCCGCGCAGAGGGACCTGCAAAGGTCCCGATGA
- a CDS encoding Holliday junction resolvase, with amino-acid sequence MGVRRKGIRAERDLLERFWSLGIGAVRVAGSGVSAHPSADIVAGFRGRIAIIEV; translated from the coding sequence ATGGGAGTCAGGAGGAAGGGAATAAGGGCCGAGAGGGACTTGCTTGAGAGGTTCTGGAGCCTTGGGATAGGCGCCGTGAGGGTGGCCGGGAGCGGCGTCTCGGCGCATCCATCAGCGGATATAGTGGCGGGCTTCAGGGGGAGGATAGCGATCATAGAGGTGA
- a CDS encoding winged helix-turn-helix transcriptional regulator, whose protein sequence is MKRTAKVLLGIALLLIPLSSIAIGAEPPQEVTITRMVVTAELFENSSVKVTVIAEIKVPRNFTGVVRAVMFPVVPIGISMENPEKGISDARSLSRGIYAQRVSTQSFGDAILVGFEEGLKPGEARNISFSFTLKPTTVLAKFDDSYRFAYRFYKPNVTLDYNKSVMEVILPRGAGVTRIGQEGALSMDPLSERLTAIWSPFPAPRGGGWDFILEFKIMSQLAGQPVRTDAVPQQTPSEQMIPILLISNAFTASLTVFVTTLARRLRYGRGRGLPTPIEADEVDEETLLKLEEALEKLDKDERSILEIIHRNNGRIEQKDLPELTGFSKSKVSRVLKRLDSMRFIRRVSQGKTKIVELNPIVSRVLEGSAT, encoded by the coding sequence ATGAAACGAACTGCAAAGGTCCTGTTAGGCATCGCTCTCCTGCTCATCCCGCTGTCCTCGATCGCGATAGGGGCGGAGCCCCCTCAGGAGGTCACAATAACGAGGATGGTGGTGACGGCAGAGCTCTTCGAGAACTCCTCCGTGAAGGTCACAGTTATCGCTGAGATTAAGGTCCCAAGAAACTTCACTGGAGTTGTTAGGGCGGTGATGTTTCCAGTGGTGCCCATAGGCATATCTATGGAGAACCCGGAGAAGGGCATCTCTGACGCAAGGTCCCTGTCTCGGGGGATCTACGCACAGAGGGTCAGCACGCAATCGTTCGGAGATGCGATATTAGTGGGTTTCGAGGAGGGACTGAAACCCGGGGAGGCCAGGAACATATCTTTCAGCTTCACCTTGAAACCAACAACCGTTCTGGCGAAATTTGATGATAGCTACAGGTTCGCCTATAGGTTCTACAAGCCCAACGTCACCTTGGATTACAACAAATCCGTGATGGAGGTCATACTCCCAAGGGGTGCCGGGGTCACGAGGATAGGTCAGGAGGGAGCCCTGAGCATGGATCCACTCTCGGAGAGGCTCACGGCCATATGGTCGCCCTTCCCAGCTCCTAGGGGGGGAGGCTGGGACTTCATCCTAGAGTTCAAGATCATGAGTCAGCTGGCCGGGCAGCCCGTCCGAACGGATGCCGTCCCTCAGCAGACCCCCTCGGAGCAGATGATCCCAATACTCCTGATCTCAAACGCCTTCACAGCGAGCTTGACAGTATTCGTCACCACCCTGGCCAGAAGGCTCAGGTACGGGAGAGGGAGGGGCTTGCCAACTCCAATCGAGGCTGATGAGGTTGACGAGGAGACGCTCCTCAAGCTGGAGGAGGCCCTGGAGAAACTGGACAAGGATGAGAGAAGTATTTTAGAGATAATCCACAGGAATAACGGAAGAATTGAGCAGAAAGATCTGCCGGAACTGACGGGGTTCTCTAAGAGCAAGGTCTCCAGGGTGTTGAAGAGGCTCGACTCAATGAGGTTCATAAGGAGGGTATCGCAGGGAAAGACGAAGATCGTAGAGCTGAATCCGATCGTCTCCAGAGTTCTCGAGGGCTCAGCAACATAG